One window of the Oncorhynchus gorbuscha isolate QuinsamMale2020 ecotype Even-year linkage group LG17, OgorEven_v1.0, whole genome shotgun sequence genome contains the following:
- the pole2 gene encoding DNA polymerase epsilon subunit 2 isoform X2 → MDAVEKQPLSSSMIELAVVETAVQDCSQSCDETIDNVFNIIGAFDVPRYIYSTERKKFVPLNMTTHSVPSLCGSARDKAELFRERYTLLQQRTHRHELFTPPVIGAAAEEGRNKFQLQTVEALLGSTAKLGEVIVLGMVTQLKEGKFYLEDPSGTVQLNLSKAQFHSGLYTESCFVLAEGWYEDSVFHVNAFGFPPTEPSSTTRAYYGNVNFFGGPSTTSVKASAKLKQLEEENEDAMFVVVSDLWLDSVEVLEKIHLMFSGYAAMPPTCFIFCGNFSSAPYGKTQIKSLKESLKVLADAICEYPSIHNSSRFVFVPGPEDPGPSTILPRPPLADHITEEFRQRVPFSVFTTNPCRIQYCSQEIVVIREDLVNKMCRNCVRLPSSNLDIPNHFVKTILSQGHLTPLPLYVSPVFWAYDYALRVYPVPDVIIFADKYDPFNISNTDCLCINPGSFPKSGFTFKVYYPSNRTVEDSKLQSL, encoded by the exons ATGGATGCTGTGGAGAAGCAGCCAT TGTCCTCCAGTATGATTGAGCTGGCTGTGGTGGAGACTGCTGTTCAGGACTGCAGCCAGTCATGTGATGAAACCAT AGataatgttttcaacataattgGCGCTTTTGACGTGCCAAGATATATCTACAGCACAGAGAGGAAGAAGTTTGTACC CCTCAACATGACCACCCACTCTGTTCCAAGTCTCTGTGGCTCAGCCAGGGACAAGGCAGAGCTCTTTAGGGAACGCTACACACTCCTACAGCAG CGTACACATCGGCACGAACTCTTCACCCCACCTGTCATAGGGGCAGCAGCAGAAGAAGGCAGAAACAAATTTCAG CTTCAGACTGTTGAAGCTCTTTTGGGTAGTACGGCTAAACTAGGAGAGGTTATTGTTTTGGGGATGGTCACACAGCTTAAAGAG gggAAATTCTATCTGGAAGACCCCAGTGGTACAGTACAGCTGAACCTCTCAAAGGCA CAGTTCCACAGTGGACTTTACACAGAGTCCTGCTTTGTTTTGGCAGAAG GCTGGTATGAGGACTCAGTCTTCCATGTCAACGCATTTGGGTTCCCGCCGACTGAGCCATCATCCACCACAAG GGCCTACTACGGTAACGTGAACTTCTTCGGTGGGCCGTCCACCACGTCGGTGAAGGCCTCAGCCAAGCTAAAGCAGCTGGAGGAAGAGAACGAGGACGCCATGTTTGTGGTGGTCTCAGACTTGTGGCTGGACAGCGTGGAGGTGCTGGAGAAGATCCACCTTATGTTCTCAG GATACGCAGCCATGCCTCCTACCTGCTTCATCTTCTGCGGCAACTTCTCCTCTGCCCCCTATGGAAAAACACAAATCAAATCACTCAAAG AGTCGTTGAAAGTTCTTGCCGATGCAATCTGTGAATATCCCAGCATCCACAACAG TAGTCGCTTCGTGTTCGTCCCCGGTCCTGAAGACCCTGGTCCGAGTACAATTCTACCCAG GCCCCCATTGGCAGACCACATCACTGAGGAGTTCAGACAGAGGGTGCCATTCTCTGTGTTCACTACCAACCCATGCAG AATCCAGTACTGCAGCCAGGAGATTGTTGTCATCAGAGAAGACCTGGTGAACAAGATGTGCAGAAATTGTGTCCGACTGCCTAGCAGCAACCTCGACATTCCAAACCAT TTTGTGAAGACCATCTTGTCTCAGGGCCACCTGACTCCCCTGCCATTGTATGTCAGCCCAGTGTTCTGGGCCTATGACTATGCTTTACGGGTTTACCCCGTGCCTGATGTCATCATCTTTGCGGACAAATATGACCCTTTCAACATCTCCAACACAGACTGCCTCTGCATCAACCCG GGCTCCTTCCCAAAAAGTGGCTTCACTTTTAAGGTATATTACCCATCCAACAGGACCGTTGAGGACAG CAAACTTCAAAGCCTCTAA
- the pole2 gene encoding DNA polymerase epsilon subunit 2 isoform X1, with product MLIVEERLNMEVRRVKTKVSAGFKMRGLMLRPEASRYLVEVLESVDELELDDVIERVMDAVEKQPLSSSMIELAVVETAVQDCSQSCDETIDNVFNIIGAFDVPRYIYSTERKKFVPLNMTTHSVPSLCGSARDKAELFRERYTLLQQRTHRHELFTPPVIGAAAEEGRNKFQLQTVEALLGSTAKLGEVIVLGMVTQLKEGKFYLEDPSGTVQLNLSKAQFHSGLYTESCFVLAEGWYEDSVFHVNAFGFPPTEPSSTTRAYYGNVNFFGGPSTTSVKASAKLKQLEEENEDAMFVVVSDLWLDSVEVLEKIHLMFSGYAAMPPTCFIFCGNFSSAPYGKTQIKSLKESLKVLADAICEYPSIHNSSRFVFVPGPEDPGPSTILPRPPLADHITEEFRQRVPFSVFTTNPCRIQYCSQEIVVIREDLVNKMCRNCVRLPSSNLDIPNHFVKTILSQGHLTPLPLYVSPVFWAYDYALRVYPVPDVIIFADKYDPFNISNTDCLCINPGSFPKSGFTFKVYYPSNRTVEDSKLQSL from the exons ATGTTGATTGTTGAAGAAAGATTGAACATGGAGGTTCGCAGAGTGAAGACGAAAGTATCTGCTGGTTTCAAGATGAGGGGACTTATGCTTCGACC GGAAGCCAGCAGGTACCTGGTGGAGGTGTTGGAGTCTGTCGATGAGCTTGAACTGGATGATGTCATCGAGAGGGTCATGGATGCTGTGGAGAAGCAGCCAT TGTCCTCCAGTATGATTGAGCTGGCTGTGGTGGAGACTGCTGTTCAGGACTGCAGCCAGTCATGTGATGAAACCAT AGataatgttttcaacataattgGCGCTTTTGACGTGCCAAGATATATCTACAGCACAGAGAGGAAGAAGTTTGTACC CCTCAACATGACCACCCACTCTGTTCCAAGTCTCTGTGGCTCAGCCAGGGACAAGGCAGAGCTCTTTAGGGAACGCTACACACTCCTACAGCAG CGTACACATCGGCACGAACTCTTCACCCCACCTGTCATAGGGGCAGCAGCAGAAGAAGGCAGAAACAAATTTCAG CTTCAGACTGTTGAAGCTCTTTTGGGTAGTACGGCTAAACTAGGAGAGGTTATTGTTTTGGGGATGGTCACACAGCTTAAAGAG gggAAATTCTATCTGGAAGACCCCAGTGGTACAGTACAGCTGAACCTCTCAAAGGCA CAGTTCCACAGTGGACTTTACACAGAGTCCTGCTTTGTTTTGGCAGAAG GCTGGTATGAGGACTCAGTCTTCCATGTCAACGCATTTGGGTTCCCGCCGACTGAGCCATCATCCACCACAAG GGCCTACTACGGTAACGTGAACTTCTTCGGTGGGCCGTCCACCACGTCGGTGAAGGCCTCAGCCAAGCTAAAGCAGCTGGAGGAAGAGAACGAGGACGCCATGTTTGTGGTGGTCTCAGACTTGTGGCTGGACAGCGTGGAGGTGCTGGAGAAGATCCACCTTATGTTCTCAG GATACGCAGCCATGCCTCCTACCTGCTTCATCTTCTGCGGCAACTTCTCCTCTGCCCCCTATGGAAAAACACAAATCAAATCACTCAAAG AGTCGTTGAAAGTTCTTGCCGATGCAATCTGTGAATATCCCAGCATCCACAACAG TAGTCGCTTCGTGTTCGTCCCCGGTCCTGAAGACCCTGGTCCGAGTACAATTCTACCCAG GCCCCCATTGGCAGACCACATCACTGAGGAGTTCAGACAGAGGGTGCCATTCTCTGTGTTCACTACCAACCCATGCAG AATCCAGTACTGCAGCCAGGAGATTGTTGTCATCAGAGAAGACCTGGTGAACAAGATGTGCAGAAATTGTGTCCGACTGCCTAGCAGCAACCTCGACATTCCAAACCAT TTTGTGAAGACCATCTTGTCTCAGGGCCACCTGACTCCCCTGCCATTGTATGTCAGCCCAGTGTTCTGGGCCTATGACTATGCTTTACGGGTTTACCCCGTGCCTGATGTCATCATCTTTGCGGACAAATATGACCCTTTCAACATCTCCAACACAGACTGCCTCTGCATCAACCCG GGCTCCTTCCCAAAAAGTGGCTTCACTTTTAAGGTATATTACCCATCCAACAGGACCGTTGAGGACAG CAAACTTCAAAGCCTCTAA